The following proteins come from a genomic window of Myroides odoratus DSM 2801:
- the punC gene encoding purine nucleoside transporter PunC, whose translation MPQNNKNSFFFLVYLAGLSIIGFLATDMYLPAFEQMRVDLDTTKSSISATLSLFLAGYAIAQLLWGPISDKIGKPKTIIIGLLIFTLSSLAIFFTESVTAFLVLRLVQAIGVCAAAVSWQALVIERYPKEQTNRVFATIMPLVALSPALAPLLGVYLLEHFGWRSIFITLAGIAVLLILYTFTVKNIKSQATDLESSESAEEKQKSYWSMLQSKPYVGNVMIYAFCSAAFFAWLTGSPFFLKEMGYSEGEIGFSFVPQTIAFLIGGFGYRTLSAKIDGTKLIAYFVSLFALAIAVTAFLAIFTTPTLTSLLIPFCFMALANGACYPIVVAEALKLFPHQSGKAAALQNTIQLGMCFVASAIVSLFSKDALLSTALVMVGTIPLSFWAYTWTKKVK comes from the coding sequence ATGCCACAGAATAATAAGAATAGTTTTTTCTTTTTAGTGTATTTAGCAGGTTTGAGTATCATTGGTTTCTTAGCTACAGATATGTACCTTCCTGCCTTTGAACAAATGCGTGTCGATTTAGACACAACCAAAAGTAGCATCAGTGCAACTTTAAGTCTATTTTTAGCAGGTTATGCGATAGCTCAATTACTTTGGGGCCCTATTTCCGATAAAATAGGAAAGCCCAAAACCATCATCATTGGATTACTTATTTTTACATTATCCTCTTTAGCAATCTTTTTTACGGAAAGCGTTACAGCCTTTTTAGTTTTGCGCTTGGTACAAGCCATCGGTGTTTGTGCAGCGGCAGTTAGCTGGCAAGCTCTCGTAATAGAACGTTACCCAAAAGAACAAACCAATCGCGTTTTTGCTACAATTATGCCTTTGGTTGCTTTATCTCCAGCATTAGCTCCCTTATTAGGAGTTTATTTATTGGAACACTTTGGATGGCGATCAATCTTTATTACCTTGGCTGGTATTGCCGTATTGCTAATTCTCTACACTTTTACAGTGAAAAATATCAAATCTCAAGCAACTGATCTTGAGTCAAGTGAATCAGCTGAAGAAAAGCAAAAATCCTATTGGAGCATGTTACAATCTAAACCGTATGTAGGTAATGTCATGATTTACGCATTTTGTTCCGCCGCCTTTTTTGCTTGGTTAACTGGTTCTCCTTTCTTTTTAAAAGAAATGGGATACAGTGAAGGAGAAATCGGTTTTAGTTTTGTTCCACAGACCATTGCCTTTCTTATTGGTGGTTTTGGTTATCGAACACTTTCAGCTAAAATAGATGGTACAAAATTAATCGCTTATTTTGTTAGCTTATTTGCATTAGCTATTGCCGTTACAGCCTTTTTAGCGATTTTTACTACACCTACGCTAACGAGTTTGTTAATTCCATTTTGTTTTATGGCTTTAGCAAATGGAGCTTGTTACCCTATTGTTGTAGCAGAAGCACTTAAATTGTTTCCACATCAATCTGGTAAAGCGGCAGCCTTACAAAACACCATTCAATTAGGCATGTGTTTTGTTGCCAGCGCAATTGTGTCTTTGTTTTCTAAAGATGCGCTATTATCCACGGCTCTAGTTATGGTTGGAACGATTCCACTTTCCTTTTGGGCTTATACCTGGACAAAGAAAGTGAAATAA
- a CDS encoding M42 family metallopeptidase gives MDKNTILNQDSLHFLEAYLNNASPTGHEHVGQKLWMNYLEPYVDTFITDTYGNAVGVINPDAAYKVVIEGHADEISWYVKHITEDGFIHVVRNGGSDHMIAPSKRVNIHTAKGIVEGVFGWPAIHIRNRAGKEESPKIETNFIDVGCDSKQEVLNLGIHIGCVITYPDTFTVLNGKRWVCRALDNRIGGFMIAEVARLLKENKKELPFGLYIVNAVQEEVGLRGAEMITQTIKPNVAIVTDVCHDSNTPMVDKNIEGDNTIGKGPVIAYAPAVQNNLRALIEQTAEKNQIPFQRNALSRVTGTDTDAFAYSNGGVASALISLPLRYMHTTVEMIHRQDVEHTIQLIYHTLLQIENGETFSYFK, from the coding sequence ATGGATAAAAATACAATATTAAATCAGGACTCCCTGCATTTCTTAGAGGCCTATTTAAATAATGCTTCTCCGACAGGTCATGAACATGTTGGACAGAAACTTTGGATGAACTATTTAGAACCTTATGTAGATACTTTTATCACGGATACATATGGCAATGCGGTCGGTGTAATTAACCCTGATGCAGCGTATAAAGTGGTTATTGAAGGGCATGCGGATGAGATTTCATGGTATGTGAAGCACATTACAGAAGATGGATTTATCCACGTTGTACGCAATGGAGGAAGTGATCATATGATTGCTCCATCAAAACGCGTGAATATCCATACAGCTAAGGGAATCGTAGAAGGTGTATTTGGTTGGCCTGCGATTCACATTAGAAACAGAGCTGGAAAAGAAGAATCACCAAAAATTGAAACTAATTTTATCGATGTTGGATGTGATAGCAAACAAGAAGTTTTGAACTTAGGCATCCACATTGGTTGTGTAATTACCTACCCAGATACCTTTACAGTATTAAACGGCAAACGCTGGGTTTGTAGAGCTTTAGACAATCGAATTGGCGGTTTTATGATTGCTGAAGTTGCGCGTTTATTAAAAGAAAACAAGAAAGAATTACCTTTTGGACTATATATTGTCAATGCCGTTCAGGAAGAAGTTGGCTTACGTGGTGCAGAAATGATTACACAAACCATCAAACCCAATGTAGCAATCGTAACTGACGTTTGTCACGATTCAAACACGCCGATGGTAGACAAGAATATCGAAGGTGATAATACGATTGGGAAAGGCCCTGTTATTGCGTATGCACCTGCAGTACAAAATAATTTACGTGCCTTGATTGAGCAAACAGCTGAAAAAAATCAAATTCCGTTTCAACGCAATGCACTATCTCGCGTAACGGGAACAGATACCGATGCATTCGCTTATAGCAATGGCGGTGTGGCTTCTGCTCTAATTTCATTGCCTTTGCGTTATATGCACACAACGGTAGAAATGATTCACCGTCAGGATGTAGAACATACGATTCAGCTGATTTACCACACACTTTTACAAATAGAAAACGGAGAGACTTTTTCTTATTTTAAATAG
- a CDS encoding DUF4294 domain-containing protein has protein sequence MKKLYFYFFVFFSMASAQAQEEELKPVPSLVPMVEIEDDTLKYSIPEIYIGSNTKEDQYRQDMNILRNRIRRVYPYARATAENLMILNENLEKLETNKQKRQYIKRSQKYLESQFKDKLKKLSRKDGKVLLKLIHRETGETTFTLIKEFRSGWTAFWSNTTAKTFSLDLKSEYHPDSDLQDFYLETQLQFLFYTYQLERSAGKEKINFNALRKMWEIKISEEEFFPLELRE, from the coding sequence ATGAAAAAACTGTATTTTTATTTTTTCGTCTTCTTCAGTATGGCCTCTGCTCAAGCGCAGGAAGAGGAGTTAAAACCAGTGCCTAGTTTAGTGCCGATGGTTGAAATAGAAGATGATACGCTAAAGTATAGTATTCCAGAGATTTATATTGGTTCAAATACAAAAGAAGATCAGTATCGCCAGGACATGAACATCTTGCGTAATCGCATTCGCAGAGTGTATCCTTATGCCCGTGCAACCGCTGAAAATCTAATGATACTAAATGAGAATTTAGAAAAATTAGAGACCAACAAGCAGAAAAGACAATACATAAAACGCTCTCAGAAGTATCTTGAGAGCCAGTTTAAAGATAAATTGAAAAAATTATCGCGTAAAGATGGAAAGGTTTTATTGAAATTAATTCACCGCGAGACAGGGGAGACTACGTTCACCTTAATTAAGGAATTTAGAAGCGGTTGGACGGCTTTTTGGTCCAATACTACAGCGAAGACCTTTAGCTTGGATTTGAAGTCAGAATATCATCCTGACAGTGATTTACAAGATTTTTATCTGGAGACGCAATTGCAATTCTTATTCTATACGTATCAATTAGAACGCAGCGCAGGTAAAGAAAAAATTAATTTTAATGCGTTGAGAAAAATGTGGGAAATAAAAATTTCAGAAGAAGAGTTTTTTCCACTTGAATTAAGGGAATAG
- the dnaX gene encoding DNA polymerase III subunit gamma/tau: MEQFIVSARKYRPQTFQEVVGQQAITNTLVNAIESNHLAQALLFTGPRGVGKTTCARILARKINQVGYDDPTEDFTFNVFELDAASNNSVDDIRNLIDQVRIPPQTGKYKVYIIDEVHMLSTAAFNAFLKTLEEPPRHAIFILATTEKHKIIPTILSRCQIFDFKRITIADAADHLALVANSQGIAYESDALRIIAQKADGAMRDALSIFDRVVSYCGKNLTRQAVAENLNVLDFEYYIRVTDLILANNIPALLTSFDSILAKGFDAQHFIAGLASHFRNLMVCKTPETAALLEVGEHGRQLFTEQANKASVALLLEAIDLANEADLKYKASQNQRLLVELCLMKLASLSYEGEKKKINLS; encoded by the coding sequence ATGGAACAATTTATCGTATCAGCAAGAAAATATAGACCACAGACTTTTCAAGAAGTTGTAGGACAGCAAGCCATTACCAATACTTTAGTAAATGCTATAGAGAGTAATCATCTAGCGCAGGCATTGTTGTTTACAGGTCCGAGAGGAGTTGGAAAAACTACTTGTGCGCGTATTTTGGCTCGTAAGATTAATCAAGTAGGCTATGATGATCCTACGGAGGATTTCACATTCAATGTATTTGAATTGGATGCTGCATCAAATAACTCGGTTGATGATATTCGAAATCTAATTGATCAAGTACGCATACCTCCTCAAACAGGAAAATACAAAGTCTATATTATAGACGAGGTTCACATGTTGTCTACAGCAGCATTTAACGCATTTTTAAAAACGTTAGAAGAACCGCCTCGTCATGCTATCTTTATTCTAGCAACTACAGAGAAACACAAAATTATACCAACGATTTTATCGCGTTGTCAAATATTTGATTTCAAAAGAATTACCATTGCTGATGCTGCAGATCATTTGGCTTTAGTAGCCAATAGTCAAGGAATTGCTTATGAAAGTGATGCTTTGCGTATTATTGCACAAAAGGCAGATGGAGCAATGCGTGATGCGTTGTCTATTTTTGACCGCGTAGTTTCGTATTGTGGGAAAAACTTAACTAGACAAGCCGTTGCTGAAAATCTAAATGTACTTGATTTTGAGTACTATATTCGCGTAACGGATTTGATTTTGGCAAATAATATTCCTGCCTTATTGACTTCTTTTGATTCTATTTTGGCAAAAGGATTTGATGCACAACACTTTATTGCTGGTTTAGCTTCTCACTTTAGAAACTTGATGGTTTGTAAAACACCAGAAACAGCCGCTCTTTTAGAAGTAGGAGAGCACGGTAGACAGTTGTTTACGGAACAAGCAAATAAGGCTAGTGTTGCATTATTACTTGAGGCAATCGATTTGGCAAACGAAGCGGATCTGAAGTATAAAGCAAGTCAAAATCAACGTTTACTTGTTGAGTTGTGTTTAATGAAATTAGCGTCTTTATCTTACGAAGGCGAAAAAAAAAAGATAAATCTTTCATAA